TCAGAAGGTAAAGGATTATATGTCCAGAAATGTGATTATAGTCAGCTCTGACCAGAGTCTTGAGGAAATTATCAGAATAATGCAGGAAACTAACCATGATGGATTTCCTGTGGTTGAAGGCAGGAGTATAATAGGAATTATAACCACAAGAGACCTTGTTATGCGCAGGGGAATCAGAGTCAGAGATGTCATGACAGAGAAGGTCACAGTTACCTTTCCTGATACAAATCTTATAGATGCGGCAAGAGTAATGTTTCGGAAGGGTTTTTCCAGACTTCCTGTTGTTGATAAAGACGGCAATCTTGTAGGTATTGTGACCAATACGGATGTTATAAGGTCACATATAGAAAGAGCCACTCCTGCAAAAGTTAAAAAGCTCCAGAAATCCCTTGAGAAACTGTATAATATCGGTTCTTATGTCCGCCTTGGCACTATTAAGATTTCAGACCTCAGGCCCACTCAGAACAAGATTCAGCCGGATGAATTTCGGGGTAGAGAATATGAACTCAAGCGTGGTCTTGCCGAACCCATAGTTGTAATAAGTGTTGGAAACAGGATTATACTCGTTGATGGACATCATAGAGCACTGGCGGCAAAAAGACTGGGCATAAAGGATATAGACGCCTACATTATAGTACTTGATAAGGATATAGAGCTTGGCATGGAGCGTACAGCCAGAGCTATGGGATTGAGTACTATTGAAGATATCAAAATAGTTGATGAAGGTGAAAGAGGGGTTATAACACGGATAGTTGGAGGTAAGAATCGTGAGCGCTGAAATACTTGATGAGCTTTTCATGGTTATAAAAGACAGAAAAGAAAATCCCAGAAAAGAAAGTTATGTTTGCAGTCTCTTTGACAGTGGCGAGGATAGAATACTTCAGAAGGTTGGGGAAGAGGCAGTTGAATTTATTCTTGCTTCAAAAAGCAGTAAAAGAGAAGATATTATTTATGAATGCGCTGACCTTGTTTTTCATATAATGGTATCTCTCGGTTATAAAGGGATAGAGCTGGAGGAGATTTATAAAGAACTGGAAAAAAGGAGAAAATAATCAATGGCGAAATGTAGTTTATGCGGGGAAACTGAAACTCTTCCCTTCACCTGCAAGTTCTGTGGAAGAAAATTTTGCGGGGAACACAGGCTGCCGGAGAATCATCAATGCCCTGGGCTGGAGAAGTTTAAGGAAAATAGAACAAAAGCTATAGAGGAGTGGATTTATGAGCCCTTCAGAAAAGAGTATAAGGATAGGGCAGGTAGGGTTGTTAAGCCATCGCTTCAAAAGAGAGTAAAAGAAAGTCTTTTAACAATGGATATGAGAAGGCTACTCTATGCAATTATAGTCCTGATAATAATTCTGACTATTTTTATGGGTTTCAGAGGATAATCCTACAGATATGAATAATGATGATATTCAGGCTTCGGACTATGCTGTGGGCATAGTCTAGGGGTCAGGACAGGGGCTTCCCAAGCCTCTGGCGCGGGTTCGAATCCCGCTGCCCGCATTAAGATTTAAGGTAAGGTGTTTTATTATGGTAGTAATTGAAGTCAACAAGGAGACCTGTATAGGTTGTGGGGAATGTGTGGATATATGCCCGGCTCATGTTTACAAGCTGGTGAATGATAAATCTGAACCTGTCAATATGGATGCATGTATTGACTGTTGCTCCTGTGTCGAAGTATGCCCCACAAATTCAATCAACCATGAATCCTGCTAAAAAAAAGAAATTTTAAGGAAAGTATATACTTTTCAGGGAGGTAAAATCAGAAATTTCTCTATTTTTACATTTTCTACTTTTGCTTCCTTTAGCTTGAAAGCTGAGACAATATTTTTCATCTCAATACCTTTGAGATATATATGGGCAAGGGGAACACCTATATGGAATCTATCACCATAGAACATTTTCCTGTTTTTGCCCACAAGAAGTCTTTCAAGTTCATATTCCACAGGTAAAAGGCTCTCCACATTTCCTTCTCCGGTTTTCTGCAGAGGTAATGAGCTTACAATAGCATCTCTGTTTTTTATTGCACCCTCTATAACTCCCCAGTAGGCAAACTTTGGCACCTCTGAGCTGAATTGAGAGAGACTTTTGACTCTGGAAAGGCTGTAGAGAACTTCATCATTTGCCCTGAACCTTACAGGTATGAGAAGTTCCTTTATATCGCCCCCGTAGTTCCTGAGTCTGAGAGCAGAGATAATATTTATTATATCAATTTCAGTACCTATTAGCTCTCTGGCTGAAATTTTATCTTTGCCCGTAAGCTTCTTTAAAAAAATCCAGAGTTTCTGGTATATATGCCTGTCAATAGCCAGAGTTAGAGTATAAATCAGTCCTGTTTCATTGTATGCCTGAAGTACATTGTTGAGACTTTTATAATATTCTGTGTCTTTGAGTACTTCCACAGCCTCTCTAATATCCTTTGCTTCGCCAATCCTGTCGAGAAGTGTCCTTGATATTTTTTTTGTGGGCCTGAGCTTTGAGAATTCCTCTGTATCAGAACCTGCAGCCTTGAGTGTAAGGGCTTCCTTCAGGAGGGAAGCATCATATTTTGAGTATAGATGTGTCAGGAGTTGCCCGGGATTACCTTTCAGTCCATGAATAATCTTTTCATGTTCATCTTTCAATAAGCTATTTAATACTCTCTCAACTTCAAGAAGATTGTAGTCCTTTATTTTTGCTATTTCCCTGCCATACACTGTGCCTTTCATCAGGGAGAACATATCATGAGCGGTGGGTACCTCTATCAGAGAACGGTAGTCACCCTGGGTGAACATCTTGGACCTGAGTGCACCTATTTTGGCGTTGACATAGGCATAACTCCCTACTGACATTCTGAAAGCCTCACTGGTTTTATATCTTTGTAATCAGTATGAAGGATATTATAAGCCCGTAGAGAGCGATTCCCTCAGCCAGAGCCACAAAAATAAGCCCCCATGTTGCATTCTTTGAGTCCTCTGCAATGGAACCAATGGCTGCACTACCTGTACCTGCTATACCAAAACCAGCACCTATTGCTGCCAGACCGATTGCGAGAGCTGCAGCTATTGCATAGAGACCTGAGTTTATATTTGCCGCCACATGTGCTGTTGCTGCTGTGCCTGTAGCTGCTCCTTCTCCCTGAGCATATACCATTCCAAAACCTGCTAACAAAACTACCATTGCTACAAGATATATTCCTGCTTTCATACATTTCACCTCTTTATTGATTTTTATTCTATAATATTTAACATTTATTTATTTTTCTAGGAATTTGAAAGATATTTTCAATGGATTAAATGGCACTCCGTTTCCAGCATAAAATTTCGAAAAAATTTCATAGAAGTGTAACCTGAGGTCCTGGATAAAGGAGATAAACACCTCCATAATAATTATGCCTATATTTCCGAATATAAATATAATACTGATAAGGATAGGGTTACTCACTCCGTTCATCCCCATTACCATCATACCCATGAAGGCAGCATGAATAATTCCCATAATCATAATCCTTACAAAACTCAGACCATTTGAAAGATATTTTAGCACTACATCAAAGACACTGTTAAACAAAGACATTCCCAGGCTTTGCCCCCCTACTTTCCATTCTCCAATAATAATAACAAGCAGAGGAAGATAAAATAATACAAGTGAAAGTTGAGATGTGATGATAGACACGAGGTCCAGACCATAGTGAAACAGAAGCACTACCGAACCAAGAAAGAACCATAAGCCTGCGACGCCAGATGGATGTACAAAGGCATATTTATATTCCTTTTGAAGACTGAGCTTTATAACATTTAAAACTAATGCAAGGGAGATAAGTAGAACTCCAAATTCAAGGGAGAAGAGAACTGCATTCTGAATGTTGCTGGCAGTGACACTAGAGGTACTGATTGGATTTATATTCATCCACAGTGGGGGTAGTGGTTTTTTGAATAGGAAGGGAAGATACTTTGTCATGGATTCCCCTTCAAGACCAAAAAAGC
The archaeon BMS3Bbin15 genome window above contains:
- the opuCA_1 gene encoding carnitine transport ATP-binding protein OpuCA; translated protein: MESQKVKDYMSRNVIIVSSDQSLEEIIRIMQETNHDGFPVVEGRSIIGIITTRDLVMRRGIRVRDVMTEKVTVTFPDTNLIDAARVMFRKGFSRLPVVDKDGNLVGIVTNTDVIRSHIERATPAKVKKLQKSLEKLYNIGSYVRLGTIKISDLRPTQNKIQPDEFRGREYELKRGLAEPIVVISVGNRIILVDGHHRALAAKRLGIKDIDAYIIVLDKDIELGMERTARAMGLSTIEDIKIVDEGERGVITRIVGGKNRER
- the hisE gene encoding phosphoribosyl-ATP pyrophosphatase; protein product: MSAEILDELFMVIKDRKENPRKESYVCSLFDSGEDRILQKVGEEAVEFILASKSSKREDIIYECADLVFHIMVSLGYKGIELEEIYKELEKRRK
- a CDS encoding AN1-like Zinc finger, which gives rise to MAKCSLCGETETLPFTCKFCGRKFCGEHRLPENHQCPGLEKFKENRTKAIEEWIYEPFRKEYKDRAGRVVKPSLQKRVKESLLTMDMRRLLYAIIVLIIILTIFMGFRG
- a CDS encoding V-type ATP synthase subunit C, with amino-acid sequence MSVGSYAYVNAKIGALRSKMFTQGDYRSLIEVPTAHDMFSLMKGTVYGREIAKIKDYNLLEVERVLNSLLKDEHEKIIHGLKGNPGQLLTHLYSKYDASLLKEALTLKAAGSDTEEFSKLRPTKKISRTLLDRIGEAKDIREAVEVLKDTEYYKSLNNVLQAYNETGLIYTLTLAIDRHIYQKLWIFLKKLTGKDKISARELIGTEIDIINIISALRLRNYGGDIKELLIPVRFRANDEVLYSLSRVKSLSQFSSEVPKFAYWGVIEGAIKNRDAIVSSLPLQKTGEGNVESLLPVEYELERLLVGKNRKMFYGDRFHIGVPLAHIYLKGIEMKNIVSAFKLKEAKVENVKIEKFLILPP
- a CDS encoding V-type ATP synthase subunit K, with the translated sequence MKAGIYLVAMVVLLAGFGMVYAQGEGAATGTAATAHVAANINSGLYAIAAALAIGLAAIGAGFGIAGTGSAAIGSIAEDSKNATWGLIFVALAEGIALYGLIISFILITKI